Proteins from a single region of Pseudopedobacter saltans DSM 12145:
- the argS gene encoding arginine--tRNA ligase, with translation MIFLAQAISQAFKASFEIDIEPSQITLEQTKKEFEGHQTLVVFPFVRQTKKSPEQTAQILGEYLKENYKEIESFNVIKGFLNIVYSDAFWLNVFQTEISADDFAQMPFNGEKVMVEYSSPNTNKPLHLGHIRNNLLGFSVAELLKASGYQVIKANLVNDRGIHICKSMLAWQKFGNGETPESSGLKGDHLVGKYYVIFDKEYKKEIEGLKAQGKTEEEAKKEAPLIKEAQAMLLKWEQGDQEVIQLWKTMNSWVYAGFEETYKELGVNFDKFYYESDTYLLGKDIVEEGLAKGVFFKKEDNSVWIDLTEDGLDEKLVRRGDGTSVYITQDLGTAQLKYDEFGVDRSIYVVGNEQDYHFKVLFLILKKLGKTWADGLYHLSYGMVDLPSGKMKSREGTVVDADDLIEEMRVTAKEKTEALGKVDHFDDEEKEKLYHMIGMGALKYFLLKVEPKKRLLFDPKESIDFQGNTGPFIQYSHARIKSVLNKAGYDNQNISTVNPEKLQETELELIQVLSRYPSVLNAAARDFNPGAIANYTYDLAKAYNKFYQSETILKVEDADLKTFRLKLSYHTADTIRKAMALLGIEVPERM, from the coding sequence ATGATTTTTTTAGCACAAGCAATCAGTCAGGCTTTTAAAGCGTCGTTTGAAATAGATATAGAACCTTCCCAGATTACTTTAGAACAAACAAAAAAAGAATTCGAAGGGCATCAAACCCTAGTTGTTTTTCCTTTTGTAAGACAAACAAAGAAATCTCCGGAACAAACTGCTCAGATTTTAGGAGAATACCTTAAAGAAAATTATAAAGAAATAGAAAGCTTCAACGTTATTAAAGGCTTTTTGAATATTGTTTATTCGGATGCTTTTTGGTTGAATGTATTTCAGACAGAGATTTCAGCAGATGACTTTGCTCAAATGCCTTTTAATGGGGAAAAAGTAATGGTGGAATATTCTTCACCGAATACAAATAAGCCATTACATCTAGGACATATCAGAAATAATTTGTTGGGTTTTTCAGTTGCCGAGCTATTAAAGGCGAGCGGATATCAGGTTATTAAAGCAAATCTGGTAAACGACCGTGGAATACATATCTGTAAGTCTATGTTGGCATGGCAGAAATTTGGCAATGGAGAAACTCCCGAAAGTTCAGGCTTAAAAGGAGATCACCTGGTTGGGAAATACTATGTAATCTTTGATAAAGAATACAAAAAAGAAATAGAAGGTTTAAAAGCCCAAGGCAAAACTGAAGAAGAGGCAAAGAAAGAAGCTCCATTAATTAAAGAAGCGCAAGCGATGCTATTAAAATGGGAGCAGGGAGATCAGGAAGTTATTCAATTATGGAAAACCATGAATTCCTGGGTGTATGCCGGTTTCGAAGAAACTTATAAAGAATTGGGGGTTAACTTTGACAAGTTTTACTACGAGTCTGATACTTACCTTCTGGGGAAAGATATTGTAGAAGAAGGCTTAGCTAAAGGCGTTTTCTTCAAAAAAGAAGATAACTCTGTTTGGATTGACCTTACAGAAGATGGTCTGGATGAAAAACTGGTAAGGAGAGGAGACGGCACCTCAGTTTATATTACTCAGGATTTAGGAACAGCTCAGCTTAAATATGATGAATTTGGCGTAGACAGATCCATATATGTTGTAGGAAACGAACAGGACTACCATTTTAAGGTGTTGTTTTTAATTCTGAAAAAACTGGGCAAAACCTGGGCTGATGGATTATACCATTTATCATATGGAATGGTTGACTTACCTAGCGGTAAAATGAAATCCAGGGAAGGAACTGTGGTAGACGCAGATGATCTGATAGAAGAAATGCGTGTTACTGCGAAAGAGAAAACAGAAGCGTTGGGAAAAGTAGATCATTTTGATGATGAAGAAAAGGAAAAACTTTATCATATGATAGGAATGGGGGCGTTAAAATACTTTCTGTTAAAAGTAGAACCGAAAAAGCGTTTACTGTTCGATCCGAAAGAATCTATAGATTTCCAGGGAAATACCGGACCTTTTATCCAATACTCACATGCCAGAATAAAGTCTGTATTAAATAAAGCAGGTTACGATAATCAAAATATTTCAACTGTCAATCCTGAAAAATTGCAGGAAACTGAATTAGAACTGATTCAAGTTTTAAGCAGGTATCCGTCCGTATTAAACGCTGCTGCCAGAGATTTTAACCCAGGAGCCATAGCCAATTATACTTACGATTTAGCTAAAGCCTATAATAAATTCTATCAGTCAGAAACGATTTTGAAAGTAGAAGATGCAGATTTGAAAACATTCCGATTAAAACTTTCTTATCATACAGCCGATACTATTAGAAAAGCTATGGCACTTTTGGGAATAGAAGTCCCTGAAAGAATGTAA